Proteins encoded within one genomic window of Streptomyces taklimakanensis:
- a CDS encoding RtcB family protein produces the protein MSYTEVPGARVPIRMWADPATVEDGAMRQLHNVSTLPWIEGLAVMPDVHYGKGATVGSVIAMRGAVCPAAVGVDIGCGMSAVRTSLTANDLPGDLSRLRSRIERAIPVGFALHDDPVAPGRLHGVPGAGWDDFWSRFDGLAEEVRFRRERAARQMGTLGGGNHFVEVCLDEDGAVWLMLHSGSRNIGKELAEHHIGVARKLPHNRDLVDRDLAVFTADTPQMAAYRNDLFWAQEYARRNRAVMMALLKDVVRKEFKKARPTFEPVISCHHNYVAEERYDGVDLLVTRKGAIRAGSGEYGIIPGSMGTGSYIVKGLGNAAAFNSASHGAGRRMSRNAAKRRFTARDLAEQTRGVECRKDSGVVDEIPAAYKPIEQVLDRQRDLVEVVAKLRQVVCVKG, from the coding sequence GTGTCCTACACCGAGGTTCCCGGAGCCCGGGTCCCGATCCGCATGTGGGCCGATCCGGCGACCGTCGAGGACGGGGCGATGCGCCAGCTCCACAACGTCTCCACGCTCCCGTGGATCGAGGGGCTGGCCGTGATGCCGGACGTCCACTACGGCAAGGGCGCGACGGTCGGCTCGGTGATCGCCATGCGCGGCGCGGTCTGCCCGGCCGCGGTCGGCGTGGACATCGGCTGCGGCATGTCGGCGGTACGCACCTCCCTGACCGCGAACGACCTGCCCGGCGACCTCTCCCGGCTGCGCTCGCGGATCGAGCGGGCCATCCCGGTCGGCTTCGCCCTGCACGACGATCCGGTGGCCCCGGGCCGCCTGCACGGCGTCCCCGGCGCCGGCTGGGACGACTTCTGGTCCCGCTTCGACGGCCTCGCCGAGGAGGTCCGGTTCCGCCGGGAACGGGCCGCGCGGCAGATGGGGACCCTCGGCGGCGGCAACCACTTCGTCGAGGTCTGCCTGGACGAGGACGGCGCCGTCTGGCTGATGCTGCACTCCGGCTCGCGCAACATCGGCAAGGAACTCGCCGAGCACCACATCGGCGTGGCCCGGAAACTGCCGCACAACCGGGACCTGGTCGACCGCGACCTCGCCGTCTTCACCGCCGACACACCCCAGATGGCGGCGTACCGCAACGACCTGTTCTGGGCGCAGGAGTACGCCAGGCGCAACCGTGCGGTCATGATGGCGCTGCTGAAGGACGTGGTCCGCAAGGAGTTCAAGAAGGCCCGGCCCACCTTCGAGCCCGTCATCTCCTGCCACCACAACTACGTCGCGGAGGAGCGCTACGACGGCGTGGACCTGCTGGTCACCCGCAAGGGCGCGATCCGCGCGGGCAGCGGCGAGTACGGCATCATCCCCGGCTCGATGGGCACGGGCTCGTACATCGTCAAGGGGCTGGGCAACGCCGCGGCCTTCAACTCCGCCTCCCACGGCGCGGGGCGGCGGATGAGCCGCAACGCGGCGAAGAGGCGGTTCACGGCGCGGGACCTGGCCGAACAGACCCGCGGCGTGGAGTGCCGCAAGGACTCCGGCGTGGTGGACGAGATCCCGGCCGCCTACAAGCCGATCGAGCAGGTCCTCGACCGGCAGCGCGACCTGGTCGAGGTGGTGGCGAAGCTGCGGCAGGTCGTCTGTGTCAAGGGCTGA
- a CDS encoding DUF3558 family protein, giving the protein MHRNATRTAIRTLACAAVPMLLVAGCSSDSGDKERAEPSASTSTSSAPPSPAPVKFTELPDPCKTLSKDTIKDVVPKAEESGKNLGSKDADGYGTCLWTGLDGYQHRTLTVSLKRFDSDLTLGSGAERAAEHAGRQVAAIGEDKENEKVENAPLDGVGDQATAISFETKRKNGKETVDYREQRIVAVTGNVVVVVDYEGAGLEKGGTPKAEDIREGAVKAAKDAVKVVG; this is encoded by the coding sequence ATGCACCGTAACGCCACGCGCACAGCCATCCGTACGCTCGCCTGCGCCGCCGTGCCCATGCTGCTGGTGGCGGGATGTTCCTCCGACTCCGGCGACAAGGAGCGGGCCGAGCCCTCGGCCTCGACCTCCACCTCCAGCGCGCCCCCGAGCCCGGCTCCGGTGAAGTTCACCGAACTGCCCGACCCCTGCAAGACGCTCTCCAAGGACACGATCAAGGACGTGGTCCCCAAGGCCGAGGAGTCCGGCAAGAACCTGGGGTCCAAGGACGCCGACGGCTACGGCACCTGCCTGTGGACCGGCCTGGACGGCTACCAGCACCGCACGCTCACCGTCTCCCTCAAGCGGTTCGACTCCGACCTCACCCTCGGCAGCGGCGCCGAGCGGGCCGCCGAGCACGCCGGCCGGCAGGTGGCGGCGATCGGCGAGGACAAGGAGAACGAGAAGGTCGAGAACGCCCCGCTGGACGGGGTGGGGGACCAGGCGACGGCCATATCCTTCGAGACGAAGAGGAAGAACGGGAAGGAGACCGTGGACTACCGCGAGCAGCGGATCGTCGCCGTCACCGGCAACGTCGTGGTGGTCGTGGACTACGAGGGCGCCGGCCTGGAGAAGGGCGGGACGCCGAAGGCCGAGGACATCCGCGAGGGCGCGGTGAAGGCCGCCAAGGACGCGGTGAAGGTCGTCGGATAA